From one Gossypium hirsutum isolate 1008001.06 chromosome D08, Gossypium_hirsutum_v2.1, whole genome shotgun sequence genomic stretch:
- the LOC107926256 gene encoding CRM-domain containing factor CFM3A, chloroplastic/mitochondrial produces MTLFHPTTTTKTTFLDSFQTSLSRFHGLPLPFFRYSSFHFPLKTLNFCANNHAITSNAQIHTNPESKTKVFPTFSSNWLDNWNKTHKRNGPKPPKTVFNYRKDGNLWSLSYSKSDNNGSGSSSTMEKIVEKLKKFGYIGEESEQKEEQPRKVIERGSIEDMFYVEEGMLPNTRGGFSKESPLGMETEFGSDGEIMFPWEKRKEEQEEGKWTARVDNKASLAELTLPESELRRLRNLTFRTKSKMRIKGAGVTQEVVDTIHEKWKTMEIVRLKVEGAPALNMKRMHEILERKTGGLVIWRSGTSISLYRGVSYEVPSVHLNKQIYKRNEMSTYSSPLVSDKTEDPSDLVPHKDVAPPQTNSETATEEHKNTEPLPEIKYEDEVDKLLEGLGPRYADWPGCDPLPVDADLLPGIVPGYQPPFRVLPYGVRSSLGVKEATSLRRLARVLPPHFALGRSRQLQGLAVAMTKLWEKSSIAKIALKRGVQLTTSERMAEDLKKLTGGILLSRNKDFLVFYRGKNFLSADVAEALLERERLAKSLQDVEEQARLRASALFAQSTEVAEQSGAAGTLGETLDADARWGKRLDDHHKEKVLKEAEILRHANLVRKLEKNLAFAERKLLKAERALSKVEDYLKPADRQADPESITDEERFMFRKLGLRMKAFLLLGRRGVFDGTIENMHLHWKYRELVKIIMKAKNFDQVKKVAIALEAESGGVLVSVDKISKGYAIIVYRGKDYERPSTIRPKNLLTKRRALARSIELQRREALVKHISALQAKVEKLRSEIDQMHSMDARGDEEFYDRLDSSYPSDDDDDDDTEEEGDEAYLGTYDGENDGEEENDDLHLETNFPFHNQHQES; encoded by the exons ATGACTCTATTTCATCCAACAACAACAACGAAAACAACCTTCTTGGATTCATTTCAAACCTCTCTCTCCAGGTTCCATGGCCTCCCTCTCCCTTTTTTCAGGTACAGTTCTTTTCATTTCCCTctcaaaaccctaaatttttgtGCTAATAACCATGCCATAACTTCAAACGCACAAATTCACACAAACCCAGAAAGCAAAACCAAAGTTTTTCCCACCTTTTCAAGTAATTGGTTAGATAATTGGAACAAAACCCACAAAAGAAATGGGCCTAAACCGCCGAAAACAGTGTTCAATTATAGGAAAGATGGAAATTTATGGAGCTTATCTTATTCAAAGAGTGATAACAATGGGAGCGGCAGCAGCAGTACAATGGAGAAAATAGTggagaaattgaagaaatttggGTACATTGGAGAGGAAAGTGAGCAGAAAGAAGAACAACCAAGGAAAGTGATTGAAAGAGGGTCTATTGAGGATATGTTTTATGTGGAAGAAGGAATGTTACCAAATACTAGAGGTGGGTTTTCAAAGGAGTCACCTTTGGGGATGGAAACTGAATTTGGAAGTGATGGGGAAATAATGTTTCCATGGGAAAAGAGGAAGGAAGAACAGGAAGAAGGGAAGTGGACAGCAAGAGTAGATAACAAGGCTTCATTGGCTGAATTAACTCTGCCTGAGTCTGAACTTAGGAGGTTAAGGAACTTGACATTTCGGACAAAGAGTAAAATGAGAATTAAGGGTGCTGGTGTTACTCAAGAAGTGGTTGATACAATTCATGAGAAGTGGAAGACTATGGAAATTGTGAGGTTAAAGGTTGAGGGGGCACCTGCTCTTAATATGAAAAGGATGCATGAAATATTGGAG AGAAAAACTGGAGGATTGGTAATTTGGAGGTCTGGGACGTCCATTTCTTTATATAGAGGTGTGAGTTATGAGGTTCCTTCAGTGCACCTGAACAAACAAATATATAAGAGAAATGAGATGTCTACATATTCATCACCCCTGGTGTCTGATAAAACTGAGGATCCATCCGACTTGGTGCCTCATAAAGATGTGGCTCCACCTCAAACTAACTCCGAAACTGCTACTGAGGAGCATAAAAATACAGAGCCATTGCCAGAAATAAAGTATGAGGATGAAGTAGACAAGCTGTTAGAGGGCTTAGGTCCCAGGTATGCAGATTGGCCAGGATGTGACCCGTTACCAGTTGATGCTGATTTGCTTCCTGGAATAGTTCCTGGATATCAGCCTCCATTTAGAGTACTTCCTTATGGAGTAAGATCTTCTCTTGGGGTAAAGGAAGCAACGTCTTTGAGGAGACTTGCCAGAGTTCTTCCTCCACATTTTGCTCTAG GTAGAAGTAGGCAACTCCAAGGTCTGGCGGTGGCCATGACTAAATTGTGGGAAAAAAGTTCTATTGCAAAGATTGCACTTAAACGAGGAGTACAACTGACTACTAGTGAGAGAATGGCTGAAGATCTCAAG AAATTGACAGGGGGCATTCTTCTCTCTAGAAACAAAGACTTCTTGGTCTTCTACAGGGGAAAGAACTTTTTGTCTGCAGATGTTGCTGAAGCATTATTGGAAAGGGAAAGATTGGCCAAGTCCCTGCAAGATGTGGAGGAGCAGGCACGGTTAAGAGCGTCAGCTTTGTTTGCACAAAGCACTGAAGTAGCTGAGCAATCAGGAGCTGCAGGTACCCTCGGAGAAACTTTGGATGCAGATGCTAGATGGGGAAAGAGGTTGGATGATCATCATAAGGAAAAAGTGTTGAAGGAAGCAGAAATCTTGAGGCATGCGAACCTAGTCAGGAAACTTGAAAAGAACCTGGCTTTT GCTGAGCGAAAGCTATTGAAAGCTGAACGAGCTTTATCTAAGGTTGAGGATTATTTAAAACCAGCTGACCGGCAGGCAGATCCAGAAAGTATAACTGATGAGGAAAGGTTTATGTTTCGCAAGCTCGGGTTAAGGATGAAAGCTTTCTTACTTCTTG GTAGACGTGGAGTTTTCGATGGTACTATAGAAAACATGCACTTGCACTGGAAATACAGGGAATTGGTAAAGATCATCATGAAGGCTAAAAATTTTGATCAGGTAAAAAAGGTTGCAATAGCACTCGAAGCTGAAAGTGGTGGAGTTTTGGTTTCAGTTGATAAAATCTCCAAAGGATATGCCATAATTGTTTACCGAGGAAAGGATTATGAGCGACCTTCTACAATAAGGCCAAAGAATCTTTTAACGAAGAGGAGGGCTTTGGCACGTTCAATTGAGCTTCAAAGACGCGAG GCTCTTGTAAAGCATATTTCAGCTCTGCAGGCTAAAGTGGAGAAACTAAGATCTGAAATA GATCAAATGCACAGTATGGATGCCCGAGGAGACGAGGAATTCTACGACAGATTAGATTCTTCATATCctagtgatgatgatgatgatgatgacaccgag GAGGAAGGAGATGAGGCATATCTTGGGACATATGACGGTGAAAatgatggagaagaagaaaatgatgatcttcatttagaaacaaatttcCCTTTCCATAACCAACACCAGGAGTCATGA